In the Euphorbia lathyris chromosome 5, ddEupLath1.1, whole genome shotgun sequence genome, one interval contains:
- the LOC136231242 gene encoding flowering time control protein FPA — protein sequence MSSRGVLGRDRLRRDIGSSRFEDSSMSSSKRGSNPPSRHLWVGNLSHSLGEHDLTDQFLQFGDLDSVAFQPGRSYAFLNFKNDDDAIAALKALQGFPLAGNPLRIEYAKAEKATVTSRDEDYLQRRDDQRAALRGSPFSQKDSRVRNASPEPFYGEKSKISDRNAEPSEVLWIGFPALLKVDEMILKKAFSPFGEIEKITVFPGRSYAFVRFRNIISACRAKETLQGKLFGNPRVHICFARSEGGSSSSGRSPLSPHLRSNGHLGAPENFRHDRNFGGAAKESSIRSPHFMSNLDSDSDVYGFNRKGALYPGGSNTFDNWRFGEELGPPPDAYERRGSPPRERPPHFDDFPQKIPRKASYFEEPWDLAEDSYLHGAKKLKTGSFPPENELPEYNLSDLEQEKRSFPRAFSDFSPPGAFDKNYGYTPQPDQPNTLSHTDRSDHLKASYDNYQSGSGSMLPNPVERKRFTPEPEQSSFKLWKWEGTIAKGGAPVCHAHAFPVGKALDMMLPEFLDCTARTGLDMLAKHYYQAASAWVVFFAPASDADIGYYNEFMHYLEEKQRAAVAKLDDKTTLFLVPPSDFSEKVLRVPGKLCISGVILRLELPNSNFGPLHHLNEKRDTNLMSFHGDAPNIKPSTPLGHFSAMEPFANLGRSGGGSSGPPTAYSGSAHAGGRISDSYNDNRHNYPHQQRNPIPGSSWSPHHPQNISRNTLSQAPNIGVDPIMQEHHSNPQRMMVSRDDSAHYTENISSNPVSGSRKPFLQENKPSAPPSLPISGLQPQQLAQLASSLLGQQGQGSNPKFSVAEDIMQTNTSQLEHQFRTAQSHGLQNNQVGSEIPTSMFGQLQQQQHQQHQGSNVPVQREHQGTSGNPQMQTTSSTQEEADGDPQKRLQATLQLAAALLQQIQQGKGT from the exons ATG TCTAGCCGCGGAGTACTGGGCAGAGACCGATTGCGAAGAGATATAGGGTCTTCTCGGTTCGAAGATAGTAGCATGAGTAGTAGTAAGCGGGGTAGTAATCCTCCGTCAAGGCATCTATGGGTGGGCAATTTGTCTCACAGCCTTGGGGAACACGATTTGACCGATCAGTTTTTGCAGTTCGGGGATTTGGATAGCGTGGCTTTCCAGCCAGGCCGAAGCTATGCGTTTCTTAATTTTAAAAACGATGATGATGCAATTGCCGCCTTGAAGGCCCTCCAGGGTTTTCCACTCGCTGGCAACCCGCTTAGGATTGAGTATGCTAAGGCG GAGAAGGCAACAGTAACTTCACGTGATGAAGATTACTTGCAACGTCGAGATGACCAACGCGCTGCATTAAGAGGATCTCCTTTCTCACAGAAGGACTCCAGAGTACGTAATGCCAGTCCTGAACCTTTTTATGGTGAGAAATCCAAGATAAGTGACAGAAATGCAGAACCTAGCGAAGTGTTATGGATAGGTTTTCCAGCTTTACTGAAGGTGGATGAAATGATCTTAAAAAAGGCGTTTTCACCATTTGGTGAAATCGAAAAAATAACTGTATTTCCTGGTCGTAGTTATGCTTTTGTTCGGTTTAGGAATATTATTTCAGCTTGCAGGGCAAAAGAAACCCTTCAGGGGAAATTATTTGGAAATCCTCGTGTGCATATTTGTTTTGCCAGGAGTGAAGGTGGCTCATCCAGTAGTGGAAGGTCCCCTCTCTCTCCACATCTGAGGTCAAATGGTCACTTGGGAGCTCCCGAGAACTTTCGACATGATAGAAATTTTGGAGGCGCAGCCAAAGAATCCAGCATCAGATCTCCTCATTTTATGTCCAATTTGGATTCAGATTCTGACGTTTATGGCTTCAATAGAAAAGGTGCATTATATCCTGGTGGAAGCAACACATTTGATAACTGGAGATTTGGGGAAGAATTAGGGCCACCACCAGATGCGTATGAACGTCGCGGCAGTCCTCCAAGAGAAAGGCCCCCCCATTTTGATGACTTTCCACAAAAAATTCCTAGAAAGGCTTCATATTTTGAAGAACCATGGGACTTGGCAGAAGATTCCTATCTCCATGGAGCAAAGAAATTGAAGACTGGCTCCTTTCCTCCTGAAAACGAGCTCCCAGAATATAATTTATCTGACCTAGAGCAAGAAAAACGTTCGTTTCCACGAGCTTTTTCTGATTTTTCACCACCTGGGGCCTTTGATAAGAATTATGGATATACACCTCAACCTGACCAGCCAAACACTCTTTCGCATACGGACAGGAGTGACCACTTGAAAGCATCTTATGATAATTACCAGAGTGGCTCTGGTTCTATGCTTCCAAATCCTGTTGAGAGGAAAAGATTCACTCCTGAGCCAGAACAATCCTCTTTCAAGCTATGGAAATGGGAAGGCACTATAGCAAAAGGAGGAGCTCCTGTCTGTCATGCTCATGCCTTTCCTGTAGGGAAAGCCTTAGATATGATGCT GCCGGAATTTCTGGATTGCACTGCAAGGACTGGTTTAGACATGCTTGCAAAGCACTATTATCAAGCAGCTTCTGCTTGGGTTGTTTTCTTTGCCCCTGCTAGTGATGCTGACATTGGATACTACAATGAATTCATGCATTATCTCGAGGAGAAGCAGCGTGCTGCAGTTGCTAAATTGGATGATAAGACCACCTTATTTCTTGTACCCCCTTCTGATTTCTCGGAGAAAGTTTTGAGAGTACCGGGCAAACTCTGTATTTCTGGTGTTATCTTAAGGTTAGAACTTCCCAATTCAAATTTTGGGCCACTTCACCATCTGAACGAAAAAAGGGATACGAATTTAATGTCCTTTCATGGGGATGCACCGAACATAAAGCCATCCACACCTTTAGGTCATTTCTCTGCAATGGAACCTTTTGCAAATTTAGGTAGATCAGGGGGTGGTTCATCAGGTCCACCTACAGCATATTCGGGTTCTGCCCATGCAGGTGGAAGAATTTCTGATTCTTACAATGATAATAGGCACAACTATCCACACCAGCAGCGGAACCCCATACCCGGATCCAGTTGGTCACCTCACCATCCACAGAATATATCCAGGAATACACTGTCTCAAGCACCCAATATTGGAGTTGATCCAATTATGCAGGAGCATCACTCCAATCCACAGAGGATGATGGTGTCACGTGATGACTCTGCTCATTATACAGAAAATATATCAAGTAACCCAGTATCCGGAAGTCGGAAGCCATTCCTTCAAGAAAATAAACCTTCAGCTCCTCCCTCTCTGCCTATTTCCGGCTTGCAACCACAACAACTTGCACAATTAGCATCTTCTCTTCTTGGGCAGCAAGGGCAAGGGAGCAATCCAAAATTCTCTGTTGCAGAAGATATTATGCAGACAAACACAAGTCAGTTGGAGCATCAGTTTAGAACAGCACAATCACATGGTTTACAGAATAATCAGGTAGGCTCCGAAATACCAACATCCATGTTTGGTCAGTTGCAGCAGCAGCAACATCAGCAACATCAGGGATCTAATGTCCCGGTGCAAAGAGAGCATCAGGGCACTTCAGGGAATCCTCAGATGCAAACCACCTCAAGTACGCAAGAAGAAGCGGATGGAGATCCGCAAAAACGACTCCAAGCAACATTACAGTTGGCAGCTGCTCTTCTTCAGCAGATTCAACAAGGAAAAGGAACCTGA
- the LOC136231241 gene encoding uncharacterized protein → MFTDGLDESAINWIKQGSDIQEPRVRSPLSPLTGKLSPNEPFPKSPINSLLKSPRLYNSNNFSSSHLLPPLKFSSGLLKPHSLVVPCLDDDDSESVASVSDYVGGNYSEEEEADVGLTDFDYLEKPVMQCYEEEDIFENRPTTKLNKGLLKEDLKIEVPGNLRRFTMDGGPEVRNISFKISTPASCPLRDRVQLRNTHAAFNGTSSNERSRFKEVEDLGTPSAPPIMETGRGGNSFVHEPEVEQTSAEVLESRETESFDGNKDCSTDKISHSMPSTEFVERLNKAAAAEEEKIPYWQTGSLDHSSYNTSGQYAWQTLIAYDACIRLCLYAWARGCTEAPQFLQDECLVLRSAFGLHKFLLQPRGVQAREVTTTRNAEQLYPLKVKKVVGKIRVEVRKLRIIPRRELKSTYSQRSAIYMQVGKQYVRHVSSLVKTGITSLKLASFSITAEEQLSCLFQLKSTGEDCAQVEAGSTICLHPGSGEYHVFFPESEGDALLVEVQNAKKSVQGRATIQISSLNDNPSDRIRWWPLYHNDQECVGKIQLSIGSTITSDETNNIKGGPVVETLAYDLLLEAAMRAQHFDSRSLRLNGTWKWLLTEFAEYYGVSDSYTKLRYLSHVMNVATPTKGCLELVNELLVPIIKARGERSLTRQEKSLLLDCETQIESLLANVFENYKSLDDNSLTGLVDLFGPVQESAAPALAPAVEVFILLHDILSQDAQTMLRNYLQIAAKKRCRKHMIETDEFVSSNSEGFLTDTITISTAYLKMKNLCISIGKEIQADIKIHNQHVFPSSIDLSNITAAVYSSELCNRLRSFLSAWPPSSPQPHVNELLTSIADLERDLELWGISPVQGGVDSRGLFHDYIMVWVQEMQLNLLELCKAEKVPWAGVTTNHSTSPFAEQMYENIRNSLVEYEVVINRWPQYSMILESAVADAERAIIKALEKQYNDILTPLKDSIPKRLNMQVQKLTRRQSTALYFVPNQLGIFLNTIKRILDVLHIRVDEILKSWASYLPAMGDRKSLFGEQMNGITVLLRTKYKNYLQASVEKLVNNLQANRNTRLKRILEEIKEEDGEAEVRERMQMLSSQLIDSITNLHEVFSSRIFVAACRGFWDRMGQIVLKFLEGRKENRVWYNGSCFALGILDDTFASQMQRLLGNSLQEKDLEPPRSVIEARSILCRDSANAADTSTYFYA, encoded by the exons ATGTTCACCGATGGTCTAGATGAAAGCGCCATCAACTGGATCAAGCAG GGATCAGATATACAGGAACCCCGCGTTCGATCTCCTTTATCTCCGTTGACGGGGAAGCTATCTCCTAATGAGCCATTTCCCAAATCTCCGATAAATTCACTTCTGAAATCTCCACGTTTATACAATTCTAACAATTTCAGTTCTTCTCATTTGTTGCCTCCACTCAAATTCAGTTCTGGGTTACTTAAACCTCACAGTTTAGTGGTTCCTTGTCTAGACGATGACGATAGTGAGAGCGTGGCCTCAGTTTCGGACTACGTGGGTGGAAACTACTCCGAGGAGGAGGAAGCGGATGTCGGTTTAACTGATTTTGATTACTTGGAGAAGCCAGTTATGCAATGCTATGAAGAGGAGGACATATTTGAGAATAGGCCTACGACAAAGTTGAACAAAGGGTTGCTGAAAGAAGATTTGAAAATTGAAGTTCCCGGAAACTTAAGAAGGTTCACCATGGATGGTGGACCGGAAGTTCGAAACATTTCCTTCAAGATCTCCACTCCTGCTAGTTGTCCGCTTCGTGATAGAGTCCAGCTACGCAATACTCATGCCGCATTCAAT GGTACTTCTAGTAATGAAAGAAGCAGGTTTAAAGAGGTAGAAGATTTGGGGACTCCAAGTGCACCTCCAATTATGGAAACCGGGAGAGGAGGAAATAGTTTTGTACATGAACCTGAAGTTGAGCAAACTTCAGCTGAGGTTTTAGAGTCTAGAGAAACTGAAAGTTTTGACGGAAACAAAGACTGTTCAACAGACAAAATATCGCACTCAATGCCTAGTACTGAATTCGTAGAAAG ATTAAACAAGGCCGCTGCTGCAGAAGAAGAAAAGATACCTTATTGGCAGACTGGCTCACTGGACCATTCATCTTATAACACTAG TGGTCAATATGCTTGGCAAACTCTAATAGCTTATGATGCATGTATCCGCTTATGTCTTTACGCATGGGCTAGGGGTTGTACTGAAGCTCCTCAGTTTCTGCAAGATGAGTGTCTGGTCCTTCGAAGTGCCTTTGG ATTGCATAAATTTCTGTTGCAACCGAGAGGTGTACAAGCAAGAGAAGTCACCACTACCAGGAATGCCGAACAATTATACCCTTTGAAGGTAAAGAAGGTTGTTGGGAAGATAAGGGTGGAAG TGAGGAAACTTCGAATTATACCTAGGAGGGAACTTAAGAGCACATACTCTCAGCGCAGCGCAATCTACATGCAAGTAGGGAAACAATATGTCCGGCATGTTTCATCACTGGTGAAAACTGGCATCACTTCTCTTAAATTAGCTTCATTTTCCATAACAGCAGAAG AGCAACTGTCATGCTTGTTCCAACTGAAGAGCACTGGTGAAGATTGTGCTCAAGTTGAAGCTGGTTCCACAATTTGTTTACACCCTGGAAGCGGGGAGTATCATGTCTT TTTCCCAGAGAGTGAAGGAGATGCTCTTTTAGTGGAAGTCCAGAATGCAAAAAAGTCAGTCCAAGGTCGAGCCACAATCCAAATTTCATCATTGAATGATAATCCT AGTGACAGAATTCGGTGGTGGCCATTATACCATAATGATCAAGAGTGTGTTGGGAAGATACAGCTCTCAATTGGCAGTACAATTACATCTGATGAGACTAATAATATAAAG GGTGGACCTGTCGTAGAAACTCTAGCTTATGATTTACTGTTGGAGGCTGCTATGCGTGCACAACATTTTGATTCTCGTAGTTTGAGATTAAATGGAACTTGGAAATGGCTATTGACTGAATTTGCAGAATATTATGGTGTTTCCGATTCATATACAAAATTGAG atatcTTTCACATGTCATGAATGTGGCGACTCCAACAAAAGGCTGCTTAGAGCTTGTAAACGAGTTACTTGTACCTATTATAAAGGCTAGGGGAGAGAGAAGTTTGACAAGACAAGAG AAAAGTTTACTATTAGATTGTGAAACCCAAATTGAAAGTCTCTTGGCAAACGTGTTCGAGAATTATAAGTCTCTGGACGATAACTCCCTCACAGGGTTGGTAGATCTCTTTGGTCCGGTGCAGGAATCTGCAGCACCAGCTTTAGCTCCTGCCGTCGAAGTCTTTATCCTTCTTCATGACATACTATCTCAAGATGCACAGACTATGCTGAGAAATTATTTGCAG ataGCAGCTAAGAAGAGGTGTCGAAAGCACATGATCGAGACTGATGAGTTCGTATCAAGCAACTCTGAAGGTTTTCTTACAGATACCATTACCATCTCAACAGCTTATCTGAAAATGAAGAATCTCTGCATAAGCATTGGCAAAGAGATTCAGGCAGACATCAAGATCCACAACCAACACGTATTTCCAAG CTCAATAGACTTGTCAAACATTACAGCTGCTGTCTACAGCAGTGAGTTGTGTAACAGGCTAAGAAGTTTCCTTTCTGCCTGGCCCCCATCCAGCCCACAACCGCACGTGAACGAACTTCTAACATCAATTGCTGATTTAGAAAGGGATCTTGAGTTATGGGGGATCAG TCCAGTGCAGGGTGGTGTAGACTCAAGAGGCCTGTTTCACGATTACATTATGGTCTGGGTGCAGGAAATGCAGCTTAATTTGCTTGAGCTCTGCAAAGCAGAAAAG GTCCCATGGGCTGGAGTAACAACAAATCATTCTACCTCTCCATTCGCTGAGCAAATGTATGAGAATATAAGGAATTCCCTTGTAGAATATGAAGTGGTGATCAACCGGTGGCCTCAGTACTCAATGATTTTGGAGAGT GCTGTTGCTGATGCAGAAAGAGCGATCATCAAGGCATTAGAGAAGCAATACAATGACATCTTAACTCCTCTGAAAGATAGTATTCCAAAGAGGCTGAATATGCAAGTCCAGAAACTGACTAGAAGACAATCGACAGCACTTTATTTTGTACCTAATCAA TTGGGGATTTTTCTAAATACCATCAAGAGAATTCTAGATGTCTTACATATTAGAGTGGATGAAATCTTGAAGTCATGGGCATCCTATCTACCTGCTATGGGAGATAGAAAGTCACTCTTTGGGGAACAGATGAATGGAATCACAGTTCTATTGAGaacaaaatacaaaaattatttACAGGCATCAGTTGAGAAGCTTGTTAACAAT TTGCAAGCTAATCGGAATACGCGGCTGAAAAGAATTTTGGAGGAAATAAAGGAAGAAGATGGAGAGGCTGAAGTCCGCGAAAGAATGCAGATGTTGAGCTCTCAGTTAATCGACTCAATAACCAATTTGCATGAAGTCTTTAGCAGTCGGATATTTGTTGCAGCCTGCCGTGGATTTTGGGATAGGATGGGACAG ATTGTTTTGAAGTTCCTTGAAGGGAGGAAGGAAAACAGGGTGTGGTACAATGGCTCTTGTTTTGCTCTTGGG ATATTGGACGACACATTTGCTTCACAAATGCAACGACTACTGGGAAATTCACTGCAGGAGAAGGATTTAGAGCCCCCACGTTCGGTAATCGAAGCTCGATCTATTCTTTGCAGAGACTCAGCAAATGCAGCCGACACATCCACCTACTTCTATGCATAG